The Gemmatimonadota bacterium genome has a segment encoding these proteins:
- a CDS encoding cupin domain-containing protein, whose protein sequence is MRPTQLLAPTTLFMALSTTCAVAQTDAPGLKWRPAPAMFPKGAEMAVIQGDPGSSSLFTVRLRLPAGYRLAPHTHPTDEKLTVIRGALAVGQGASVSPTGMQTLTAGKSVTEPASEAHYAIARTATEVQVHARGPFEMKYINPADVPLAAKAPSATTPAAIALTKAAVKR, encoded by the coding sequence ATGCGCCCGACCCAACTGCTCGCCCCGACAACGCTTTTCATGGCGCTTTCGACCACCTGCGCCGTGGCCCAGACCGACGCCCCCGGGCTCAAGTGGCGGCCAGCCCCCGCAATGTTTCCCAAAGGGGCCGAGATGGCAGTGATCCAGGGCGACCCGGGGAGCAGCTCGCTGTTCACGGTGCGCCTCCGACTCCCTGCCGGTTACCGGTTGGCGCCGCACACGCACCCGACCGACGAAAAGCTCACGGTCATTCGCGGCGCACTCGCCGTGGGCCAGGGGGCCTCGGTCTCGCCCACGGGCATGCAGACGCTGACGGCTGGCAAGTCGGTGACCGAACCGGCGAGCGAGGCCCACTATGCCATCGCCCGCACGGCGACCGAAGTCCAGGTCCACGCCCGGGGGCCGTTCGAGATGAAGTACATCAATCCCGCCGACGTCCCGCTCGCGGCGAAGGCCCCGTCGGCGACGACGCCTGCCGCCATTGCGCTGACCAAGGCTGCGGTGAAGCGATGA
- a CDS encoding pyridoxal-dependent decarboxylase: MKLPSAPSPVTDLAWDPAQAAAMGTEVVALWRELLEQIATLPVGGRATASEVRAAVTREIPDAPVPMPELMASLRTLAFEHSTYMGHPGFMAYISGPGTVPGAAADLLAAALNQNVGGWRLGPGMTEIELHLGRWMAARLGLPATAGGYVTSGGAMAAFVGLKVARDARAGWATRELGMRAGPPLTCYASSQVHDVNTRAADLLGLGRDAVRKIAVDASLRMRTDALRSAIERDLRNGCQPMAVIATAGTVSTGAIDPLNDIADLCAEFGLWLHVDGAYGGVAALTDSLQPLFRGIERADSVALDPHKWLYTPISGGVILVRDMQTLADAFAIEPDYVFEDKALTGRGVDLFALGPQFSRSASAFKIWVSLLAHGWDAYQRRIAHDVALARYLYDRAAATAELEPLGPTPQLSIACFRYVPRELRGDHDAEPYLNRLNERLMAELQLTGRVYPSNAIIDGRFALRACIVNFRTEAVDVDALIEQTIALGAALHAAGTA, translated from the coding sequence ATGAAACTCCCGTCGGCCCCCTCGCCGGTCACCGACCTCGCATGGGACCCGGCTCAGGCCGCTGCGATGGGGACCGAAGTCGTCGCGCTCTGGCGTGAGTTGCTCGAGCAGATCGCGACCTTGCCAGTCGGTGGTCGCGCCACCGCCAGCGAAGTGCGTGCTGCGGTGACGCGCGAGATCCCCGATGCGCCGGTTCCGATGCCCGAGCTGATGGCATCGCTGCGCACGCTCGCATTCGAACACTCCACCTATATGGGCCATCCCGGCTTCATGGCGTACATCTCCGGACCGGGTACCGTGCCTGGTGCCGCAGCCGATCTGCTGGCCGCCGCGCTCAACCAGAATGTCGGTGGCTGGCGACTTGGCCCGGGAATGACCGAGATCGAGTTGCATCTCGGCCGCTGGATGGCCGCGCGCCTCGGTCTCCCAGCGACCGCCGGTGGTTACGTGACCTCGGGTGGTGCGATGGCCGCGTTCGTGGGACTCAAGGTGGCGCGCGATGCGCGTGCGGGGTGGGCCACCCGCGAACTCGGTATGCGCGCAGGACCGCCGCTGACCTGCTATGCCTCGTCCCAAGTCCACGATGTGAACACCCGCGCGGCCGACTTGCTCGGCCTCGGCCGCGATGCCGTCCGGAAGATCGCCGTCGACGCTTCGCTGCGGATGCGGACCGATGCGTTGCGTAGCGCGATTGAGCGCGATCTCCGCAATGGCTGCCAGCCGATGGCGGTGATCGCCACCGCGGGCACTGTCTCGACCGGCGCGATCGATCCGCTGAACGACATTGCGGATCTCTGCGCCGAATTCGGGCTCTGGCTTCACGTGGATGGCGCCTACGGTGGTGTCGCGGCGCTCACCGATTCGCTGCAGCCGCTCTTTCGCGGCATCGAGCGCGCCGATTCGGTAGCACTCGACCCACACAAGTGGCTCTACACACCGATATCGGGCGGTGTGATTCTCGTGCGCGATATGCAGACGCTCGCCGATGCGTTCGCGATCGAGCCCGACTACGTCTTCGAGGACAAGGCACTCACCGGCCGCGGCGTCGACCTCTTCGCGCTGGGCCCGCAGTTCTCACGCAGCGCGAGCGCCTTCAAGATCTGGGTCTCGCTGCTCGCTCACGGCTGGGACGCCTATCAGCGGCGCATTGCTCACGATGTGGCACTTGCGCGCTACCTCTACGACCGTGCGGCAGCCACGGCCGAACTCGAACCGCTTGGGCCCACGCCGCAACTCTCGATCGCCTGTTTCCGGTATGTGCCGCGCGAGTTGCGCGGCGATCACGATGCGGAGCCCTATCTCAACCGGCTCAACGAACGACTGATGGCGGAGCTGCAGCTGACCGGCCGCGTCTATCCATCAAACGCGATCATCGATGGCCGCTTCGCACTGCGCGCCTGCATCGTGAACTTCCGCACTGAAGCCGTCGACGTCGATGCGCTGATCGAGCAGACTATCGCGCTTGGCGCCGCATTGCACGCGGCAGGTACCGCCTAG